Part of the Burkholderia sp. FERM BP-3421 genome, CGGGCTCGGCTGCGCGCTGTACCAGGCCTGCGCGCGTCCGCGCGGACGGCTCTACTGGCTCGCCTGCATCGCGCTGATCGTCGCGGGCAGCGGCCTGATGGCGTTCGCCCCGCCGGCGTCGCCGGATTCGGGCGAGATGCCGCCCGGCTTCGGGCTCGGCGTGCTGATCGTGTTCGCCGGCATCGCGGCCACGAGCGCCGGCTGCGCGTGGCGGGCGATCAGCCGGCTGCGCCGCCCGCGCGGCTGACGCGCGACCGCGCGCTGTACAGGTTTTACGCGCGCCGCTGTGCATGGGATCGGCGGCGCGCGCGCCCTACCATGAGCGGGTCGTCTTCTTTCCGATTCCCCGCGAACCTGCCATGAGCCTGCATCGATCCCCGTCCCGCCTGACCATTCCCGCCATCGCCGCGCTCAAGGGCGCCCGCAAGATCGTGTCGCTGACCGCCTATTCGAAGCCCGTCGCGGAACTGATCGATCCGTTCGTCGACGTGATCCTCGTCGGCGATTCGACCGCGATGGTCGCGTACGGCCGCCCGACCACGCTCGACATCACGCTCGCGCAGATGAGCGCGCATGCGCGCGCGGTGGTCGACGCCACCCGGCAGGCCTGCGTGGTGGTCGACCTGCCGTTCGCCACCTACCAGGAATCGCCGCAGCAGGCGTACCGCCACGCCGCGCAGTTGATCGCCGGCTCGGGCGCCTCGGCCGTCAAGCTCGAAGGCGGCAGCGCGCTCGCGCCCACCGTGCGCTTCCTCGTCGAGCGCGGCATCCCGGTGATGTCCCATCTCGGCCTGATGCCGCAGTATCTGCACGCGCTGGGCGGCTTCAAGGCGCAGGGCTTCGGCGACGCGGCCGCGGAACGGCTCCGCGCCGATGCGCGCGCGCACGACGACGCCGGCGCGTTCGCGCTGGTGCTGGAAGGCATCGCGGAGCCGGTCGCGCGCGCGATCACGCTCGAATCGCGCGCACCGACGATCGGCATCGGCGCGTCGCCCGCGTGCGACGGTCAGGTGCTGGTCACGGAAGACATCCTGCGCCTGAGCGGCGACGCGCCGCCGCGCTTCGCGAAACAGTACGCGGACGTGGCGGCGCTGATCCGCGATGCCGCAGCCGCGTTCGCCGATGAGGTGCGAGGCGGCGCGTTCCCCGAGTTGCGTCACTGCTTCGGCGTGCGCCCCACGACGGAATGACGCTCAG contains:
- the panB gene encoding 3-methyl-2-oxobutanoate hydroxymethyltransferase — its product is MSLHRSPSRLTIPAIAALKGARKIVSLTAYSKPVAELIDPFVDVILVGDSTAMVAYGRPTTLDITLAQMSAHARAVVDATRQACVVVDLPFATYQESPQQAYRHAAQLIAGSGASAVKLEGGSALAPTVRFLVERGIPVMSHLGLMPQYLHALGGFKAQGFGDAAAERLRADARAHDDAGAFALVLEGIAEPVARAITLESRAPTIGIGASPACDGQVLVTEDILRLSGDAPPRFAKQYADVAALIRDAAAAFADEVRGGAFPELRHCFGVRPTTE